CAATATTAAAGAAGATATCTACTTCGAAATCATCCGCCGTAAAACTGCCTCCCTCCTCGCCGCCGCCTGTTCCGCCGGCGCCTGGAGCACCTCTAATGATGAAGATACTACGGAGAAGATGCGCCTCTTCGGCGAAAAAGTAGGCGTCGCCTTTCAGATCAAAGATGACCTCTTCGACTATGGCAGCGAAAAAATCGGTAAACCAACCGGCATAGATATAAGAGAGAAAAAAATGACCCTCCCCCTTATCTATACATTGGAACACGCTACACCAGACGTAAGAAGACAAATCATCAACATCGTAAAAAATCATAATACCGATAAAGCCCGCGTGGAAGAAGTCATTACATTGGTGAAAGCTTCCGGTGGTATCGAGTATACACAACAGAAGATGTTCGAATACCGCGACGAAGCCATGGCGATCCTCCATAGCTTCCCTGATAGCAATATCAGACAAGGACTCGAATCAATGGTCAGGTATACCACCGACCGTAACTTCTAATAATATAATATAGGGGCAATATAATTACCTGTTGGTCTGTTCTTATTGAGAACAGGCCATACTATTTGAAATTTATACCCTATCTTCCGTTCAAACAAGAATCGCTCATCCTTCTTTAGATTATAGATGCAAAAACGCTGGACAGTCCGATCGTATCAACCAAAACAGGAAGCTTTGCTGCAGGCCTCCCTGCGCATACATCCCCTGTTATGCAGGTTGTTGGTGCAGCGCGGCATGCATACCTATGATGAATCAAGGTTGTTCTTCCGCCCTACACTGGCAGATCTTCATGATCCATGGATCATGA
This Chitinophaga sancti DNA region includes the following protein-coding sequences:
- a CDS encoding polyprenyl synthetase family protein, which translates into the protein MDEIKNLISKELRDFESKFSDAVKSNVALLDRIMHYIVKRKGKQMRPMFVLLSARLFSNDIQESTYRAAALVELLHTATLVHDDVVDDANERRGFFSINALWKNKIAVLVGDYLLSKGLLLSLNNNDFRALQILSQAVKEMSEGELLQIEKTRKLNIKEDIYFEIIRRKTASLLAAACSAGAWSTSNDEDTTEKMRLFGEKVGVAFQIKDDLFDYGSEKIGKPTGIDIREKKMTLPLIYTLEHATPDVRRQIINIVKNHNTDKARVEEVITLVKASGGIEYTQQKMFEYRDEAMAILHSFPDSNIRQGLESMVRYTTDRNF